A portion of the Chondrinema litorale genome contains these proteins:
- a CDS encoding M28 family metallopeptidase yields the protein MKNKRSFLLAFLLSVSLNYVTAQDLDRAREIIDTLCAPGMHGRGYVRDGDKIAADYIEAQFKEIGLTPFGINYKQEFQLDVNTFPEQAALQIGKQVLLPGIDFIADAASGSGYGEAKLIFLDTLIFSDEAALKNFSSTNFTKNVLVYDAKYESKIRELPQEAIKSYLSAACVIVLHEKLTGSIRREQYRFPKFLVLKKNIKKLKKKQKVIFQLDAVMQPAYKTQNVLAYVPGSVQQDSFLVVCAHYDHLGTLGNKVYFPGANDNASGVAMMLELAHYFKENPLDVSVAFIAFGAEEAGLVGSRFFNAYPVFPLDNIKFVFNLDLFGTGEEGITAVNAEALPEAFSALKEINEDNHYLSTIKKRGQAANSDHYFFAENGVPAMFFYLMGDWQNYHDIFDKTPLPLTEFDGAFDLLRDFIKEIAEK from the coding sequence ATGAAAAACAAACGCTCTTTTTTATTAGCATTTCTATTATCAGTTTCTTTAAACTATGTAACTGCTCAAGATTTAGATCGAGCTAGAGAAATTATTGATACCTTATGTGCACCAGGAATGCATGGGCGAGGCTATGTGAGAGACGGAGACAAAATTGCCGCAGATTACATAGAAGCTCAGTTTAAAGAAATTGGCTTAACACCTTTTGGCATAAACTATAAACAAGAGTTTCAATTGGATGTAAATACATTTCCTGAGCAGGCAGCCTTACAAATTGGGAAACAAGTTTTATTACCCGGAATAGATTTTATTGCTGATGCAGCTTCTGGTTCTGGATATGGCGAGGCAAAACTTATATTTCTAGATACACTTATTTTTTCTGATGAAGCAGCGCTAAAAAATTTCAGTAGCACAAATTTCACTAAGAATGTATTGGTATACGATGCCAAATATGAGAGCAAGATTAGAGAACTCCCTCAAGAAGCTATAAAATCGTATTTGAGTGCAGCTTGCGTAATTGTTTTACACGAAAAACTCACTGGAAGTATTAGAAGAGAACAGTATCGGTTCCCTAAGTTTTTAGTACTGAAAAAAAACATTAAAAAGCTTAAGAAAAAGCAAAAGGTAATTTTCCAATTAGATGCAGTAATGCAACCAGCTTATAAAACACAAAATGTATTGGCTTATGTACCAGGCAGTGTACAACAAGATTCGTTTTTGGTAGTATGTGCCCACTACGATCACTTAGGTACTTTAGGCAACAAGGTCTATTTTCCCGGAGCGAATGATAATGCAAGTGGAGTAGCTATGATGCTAGAATTAGCACATTATTTTAAAGAGAATCCATTAGATGTTTCAGTAGCTTTTATAGCTTTTGGTGCAGAAGAAGCTGGACTTGTTGGGTCAAGGTTTTTCAATGCCTACCCTGTTTTTCCATTAGACAACATTAAGTTTGTATTTAATCTGGATTTATTTGGCACTGGTGAAGAAGGAATAACAGCCGTAAATGCAGAAGCCTTACCAGAAGCATTTTCAGCTTTAAAAGAAATTAATGAAGATAACCATTACTTATCTACCATTAAAAAGAGAGGCCAAGCAGCCAACTCCGATCATTATTTCTTTGCTGAAAATGGTGTTCCAGCAATGTTTTTTTATTTAATGGGAGACTGGCAAAATTACCACGACATTTTTGATAAAACTCCTTTGCCATTAACAGAGTTTGATGGAGCTTTTGATTTACTTAGAGACTTTATAAAAGAAATAGCAGAAAAGTAA
- a CDS encoding MBL fold metallo-hydrolase — translation MKVTFLGTGTSQGVPVIGSDDPVCLSIDFRDKRLRSSILIENDDQTFVIDTGPDFRQQMLRERIKKLDAVIFTHQHKDHTAGLDDIRSFYFKQEKDMPVYAKKEVIEQLKMEFAYMFAQFKYPGVASLDIHEINNEPFRIGSTTFTPIEVLHYKLPIYGYRIKDFTYITDAKYIDDKELEKVNGSKILVLNTLQHDPHISHLTLSEALEIIKKVDVEQVYLTHISYKLGFHAEVSKELPEGVHLAYDGLKLNID, via the coding sequence TTGAAAGTTACATTTCTGGGAACAGGAACCTCGCAGGGAGTGCCCGTAATTGGGTCAGATGATCCAGTATGTTTATCCATCGACTTTAGAGACAAGAGATTAAGGTCATCCATTTTAATAGAGAATGATGATCAAACTTTTGTGATTGACACTGGGCCAGATTTTAGGCAGCAAATGCTTAGAGAAAGGATAAAAAAGCTGGATGCAGTTATTTTTACTCATCAGCATAAAGACCATACAGCAGGTTTAGACGATATCCGCTCTTTTTACTTTAAACAGGAAAAAGACATGCCTGTTTATGCTAAAAAAGAAGTGATAGAACAGTTGAAAATGGAGTTTGCCTATATGTTTGCACAGTTTAAATATCCAGGTGTAGCTTCTTTAGATATTCACGAGATAAACAACGAACCTTTTAGAATTGGTTCTACTACTTTTACTCCGATAGAAGTACTGCATTACAAATTGCCAATTTACGGATATAGAATAAAAGATTTCACTTATATTACAGATGCCAAATACATAGACGATAAAGAACTTGAAAAAGTAAATGGCAGTAAAATATTGGTTTTAAATACTTTACAGCACGATCCGCACATATCTCATTTAACACTTTCAGAAGCATTAGAGATAATAAAGAAAGTGGATGTAGAGCAGGTTTATTTAACACACATCAGTTACAAACTGGGATTCCACGCAGAAGTTAGCAAAGAATTACCAGAAGGGGTACATCTGGCTTACGACGGTCTTAAATTAAACATTGATTAA
- a CDS encoding response regulator, protein MTAKKILVAEDSSVIQNITKKVLQFQNFDIKSAKNGQQVLKMIEKEDFAAILMDINMPILDGMSCAKKIRSLDDSTKANVPIIAITGNAQNYTMDDFKDAGINDYLPKPLNFDKLVLTVKKYAQ, encoded by the coding sequence ATGACTGCAAAAAAAATTCTTGTAGCGGAAGATAGCTCTGTTATTCAAAATATCACTAAAAAAGTACTCCAATTTCAGAATTTTGATATCAAGTCTGCTAAAAACGGACAACAGGTACTCAAAATGATTGAAAAGGAAGACTTTGCAGCAATTTTAATGGATATCAATATGCCGATTCTTGATGGAATGTCTTGTGCAAAAAAAATCAGATCGTTAGATGATTCCACTAAAGCTAATGTGCCAATTATTGCCATAACAGGCAATGCACAAAATTATACCATGGACGATTTTAAAGATGCCGGTATAAACGATTATTTACCAAAACCACTCAATTTTGATAAACTAGTACTTACTGTAAAGAAATACGCTCAGTAA
- a CDS encoding PAS domain-containing hybrid sensor histidine kinase/response regulator: MELFQKNKEELIEEILQLREKLAKKEFTEYSDDDPNDIDITEYYVSNHFVCKHWLDGEIFFLNDQSRDTFNISEEDYNKANIKDLIPEQHIHIYELYITKLAQSKTARGYVSLIDKDGNTVVLDFISMYVEHENGRPFIRGIGRDVTTKLKKKKWLTAAKEFYKSLFEKNNNIIFLLETDGNIIDINKTGLQFFGLDKDNVNYQRLEDVFEKYDISIIEPKGKHVDDLLNIEQKILIEGDYPNKGKFTLEISLDEAQYYNQSLVVAYCRDVTEEKKIEADNEARYEELLVFNETIRNIFPEKNTEQLLIRSLNIISKLKHISYSCILKSTEEKQNNILYQINPDIDQRLPQLIINTDLTQYPDLINQRRPRLFKPFELHEAQKDPLLLLPIHIESKVEYICCYELNSASGNLTLQLKLLAMEINSRLNEAVFQNKLAVSENRFKTIANYAPSLMRMANIENEFYYYNDQWTKFIGECTDDSEQKAWKKCVYEEDKNIIDKIEKHIENKEPYECIYRLKRNDDQYRWLLEKGSPYYDNKGNYKGFITSAVDIHDRKEKEEQKSYEDMIKYSEERLQNALKNAITFAITIDRNGNIKFCNQFLLDVSGWKSDELVNKSLFEVFQPSLESEGKLRISGFLDTFEGTLRTKKGERLTIRFNSIVLNDQQGDIASMTIVGEDITEQIKVTKALHETNQLLQDLFDGANDLIFIFDEQGKIILVNNTFKDLLDYEDHEIKQINLDYLIDEEAYDETISSLQKAKLLGKLDKFETVFVSKQGKKFNLRGTLSCTIDQNKPYLFRAMLFDYTSSLRAEKAQNLYYQIARLVEKDTPINVLYEKFYELLDQAIGVESFIVALKNPKTKEVSFPFTVNSPEFKETPITLHSFVEYAVSNFKRPMFFYEDMIKKIMESQNLAQTKNIPSVWLGVPLVINEKVVGMIVLQSFKNKQKFKKKDLELLTFVSGQLARTILRFQHEKEINEQSARLEAIFESGSHLMWSVDKRFRLTKFNKNFADSLWQYFHFDPKTMLPLYRTFQDQNPKFIRMWYERYSLAFKGRPQQFEMKFTLENGEEHWREIYLNPIYNKKNQILEVSGVAHDITQKKVTEIGLAESEEKFRNIFESFQDVYFRIDLEGIITMISPSIYELIGEKQIEVLGKPITNYLLNDFKLQYLLRELLKHSNVINFESQIISKDDDIKSTISNFRLIYDKNGHPLSIEGVARDITTLKNATEGLREAKELAEKSLKVKKQFLSNMSHEIRTPMNGIIGMIDLLTETNLNQEQYEYVNTIKKSSETLLNILNDILDLSKIEAGKMELRETTVSIRRILDKLHALFFQQAQVKDSKLVYNIGKTVHDYIIADETRLLQILSNLTSNAIKFTESGEITISVKVYEDHPDHQLLHIDVSDTGIGISQENLNLLFKQFSQVDNSYTKSYGGTGLGLAISKELSHIMGGDIGVTSEINKGSTFWFTIKAQKSAQNKLVTNEEDEISLKKRAFKKPPKVLLVDDNMVNLSVAGRILKKAGCEISIAIGGPDAIQIVQTDIFDMIFMDIQMPGMNGITATKKIRELNLDYNPPIIAMTAFSMQEERAEFLVSGLDDFVAKPIKATTLISKVKKWYAEEDEENVIEAVEVSENGSSNSNGHTEEKSILNISTALELKKYGGDEILVDSYQEFEDDTRQLISQVSDAMQIDDIKEALSLLHTIKGNASTLGVDRVASYAALIEKELKQNDVSNFDRHFEGLKNDFKEFELNYRKLLNI; encoded by the coding sequence TTGGAACTATTTCAAAAAAATAAGGAAGAGTTGATAGAAGAAATTCTACAACTCCGAGAAAAACTGGCAAAAAAAGAATTTACAGAATATTCAGATGACGATCCTAATGATATAGACATTACTGAATATTATGTATCCAATCACTTTGTATGTAAACATTGGTTAGATGGAGAGATTTTTTTCTTAAATGACCAAAGCAGAGACACTTTTAATATAAGTGAAGAGGACTATAACAAAGCCAATATCAAAGACTTAATACCTGAGCAGCATATTCATATATATGAATTATATATAACAAAACTGGCTCAAAGTAAAACAGCTCGAGGTTATGTAAGCTTAATAGATAAAGATGGTAATACCGTTGTGCTTGATTTTATAAGCATGTATGTGGAGCACGAAAATGGCAGACCATTTATTAGAGGAATTGGTAGAGATGTAACCACCAAGCTTAAAAAGAAAAAATGGCTAACCGCTGCTAAAGAATTCTATAAATCGCTTTTCGAGAAGAACAATAACATCATTTTCTTACTCGAAACAGATGGCAATATTATAGACATTAATAAAACAGGTCTTCAATTTTTTGGGCTCGATAAAGACAATGTAAATTACCAAAGACTCGAAGATGTTTTTGAAAAATATGATATTTCTATAATTGAGCCTAAAGGTAAGCATGTAGACGACTTACTAAACATAGAACAAAAAATTCTAATTGAAGGCGACTACCCAAACAAAGGAAAATTCACTCTGGAAATTAGCCTCGATGAAGCGCAATATTACAATCAGAGCTTAGTAGTTGCCTATTGCAGAGATGTTACAGAAGAAAAAAAAATAGAGGCAGATAATGAGGCCAGATACGAAGAATTACTGGTTTTTAATGAAACAATCAGAAATATTTTCCCCGAAAAGAATACCGAGCAACTTCTGATAAGATCATTAAATATTATCTCGAAGCTTAAACATATTAGTTATAGCTGTATTCTGAAAAGTACAGAAGAAAAGCAGAATAATATCCTATATCAGATCAATCCAGACATTGATCAAAGATTACCACAACTAATAATAAATACAGATTTAACACAGTATCCAGATTTAATTAACCAGAGAAGACCCAGACTATTTAAACCTTTCGAATTACACGAGGCACAAAAAGACCCACTACTTTTATTGCCTATCCACATAGAAAGTAAAGTTGAATACATCTGTTGCTATGAACTAAACTCCGCATCTGGCAATCTTACTTTGCAACTTAAACTACTTGCCATGGAAATTAACAGTCGGTTAAACGAGGCTGTTTTCCAGAATAAATTGGCAGTGAGTGAAAATAGATTTAAAACCATTGCCAACTACGCTCCTTCTCTCATGAGAATGGCAAACATCGAAAATGAGTTTTATTATTATAATGATCAGTGGACTAAATTTATAGGAGAATGTACTGATGACTCTGAGCAAAAAGCATGGAAAAAATGTGTTTATGAAGAAGACAAGAATATAATAGATAAGATTGAAAAACACATTGAAAATAAAGAGCCTTATGAGTGTATTTATCGACTCAAAAGAAATGACGATCAATACAGGTGGTTACTAGAAAAAGGTAGTCCATACTACGATAACAAAGGAAATTACAAAGGTTTTATAACTTCTGCTGTAGACATACACGACCGCAAAGAAAAAGAAGAGCAAAAAAGTTACGAAGATATGATTAAGTATTCTGAAGAACGCCTTCAGAATGCTTTAAAAAATGCCATCACCTTTGCCATTACCATAGATCGAAATGGAAACATAAAGTTTTGCAACCAATTTTTACTGGACGTTAGCGGTTGGAAATCGGATGAACTCGTTAATAAAAGCTTATTTGAGGTATTCCAACCTTCATTAGAAAGTGAAGGCAAACTAAGAATTTCTGGTTTCCTCGATACATTTGAGGGCACACTCAGAACAAAAAAAGGAGAAAGACTTACCATCAGGTTTAATTCCATTGTGTTGAATGACCAGCAGGGAGACATAGCTTCTATGACTATTGTAGGAGAAGATATTACCGAACAAATTAAGGTTACAAAAGCCCTACACGAAACAAACCAACTATTACAAGACCTATTTGATGGCGCCAACGACCTTATTTTTATATTCGATGAACAAGGTAAAATTATTCTGGTAAATAATACCTTTAAAGACTTACTTGATTACGAAGATCACGAGATTAAGCAAATCAACCTTGATTACCTCATTGACGAAGAAGCTTACGACGAAACAATTTCTAGCTTGCAGAAAGCTAAACTTCTTGGTAAGTTAGATAAGTTCGAAACTGTTTTTGTAAGCAAACAAGGCAAAAAATTTAATTTACGGGGTACGCTTAGTTGTACAATAGACCAGAACAAACCTTATCTGTTTAGAGCAATGCTTTTCGATTATACAAGCAGCTTAAGAGCAGAAAAGGCGCAAAATCTTTATTACCAAATTGCCCGACTGGTTGAAAAAGACACGCCGATAAACGTATTATATGAAAAGTTCTACGAATTGCTCGACCAAGCAATTGGTGTTGAGAGTTTTATTGTAGCACTTAAAAACCCAAAAACTAAAGAAGTATCTTTCCCATTTACAGTTAACTCACCAGAATTTAAGGAGACCCCTATAACACTCCATTCTTTTGTGGAATATGCTGTTTCCAACTTTAAAAGACCCATGTTCTTTTATGAGGATATGATTAAAAAAATAATGGAATCTCAAAACCTAGCACAAACGAAAAATATTCCAAGTGTATGGTTAGGTGTTCCATTGGTGATTAATGAGAAGGTTGTAGGGATGATTGTTTTACAATCTTTCAAAAACAAACAGAAATTTAAAAAGAAAGACCTCGAATTACTCACTTTCGTATCTGGTCAGCTAGCTAGAACAATTCTTCGTTTCCAACACGAAAAAGAAATTAATGAGCAATCGGCTCGCTTAGAAGCCATTTTCGAAAGTGGCTCACATTTAATGTGGTCGGTAGATAAACGATTCAGATTAACAAAGTTCAATAAGAATTTTGCTGATAGCCTCTGGCAATATTTCCATTTTGATCCGAAAACAATGTTACCCTTGTACAGAACATTTCAAGATCAAAACCCGAAATTTATCAGAATGTGGTATGAGCGATACAGCTTAGCATTTAAAGGCAGACCACAGCAGTTCGAAATGAAATTCACTTTGGAAAATGGTGAAGAACACTGGCGAGAAATCTACCTCAACCCGATTTACAATAAGAAAAATCAAATTCTGGAAGTATCTGGTGTTGCACATGATATTACCCAAAAGAAAGTTACAGAAATTGGTCTTGCAGAAAGCGAAGAGAAATTCAGAAATATCTTTGAATCGTTCCAAGATGTTTACTTCAGAATAGATTTAGAAGGTATAATAACCATGATAAGCCCATCTATTTATGAGCTTATAGGTGAAAAACAAATCGAAGTACTGGGTAAACCAATTACCAATTACCTACTCAACGATTTTAAATTGCAATATCTGCTCAGGGAGTTGCTGAAGCATAGTAATGTAATCAACTTCGAAAGCCAGATCATTTCTAAAGATGATGATATTAAGAGTACTATCTCCAATTTCAGACTAATTTACGATAAAAATGGCCATCCGCTTTCAATCGAAGGAGTTGCTAGAGATATTACTACGCTTAAAAATGCTACAGAAGGTTTAAGAGAGGCTAAAGAACTGGCAGAGAAATCACTCAAAGTAAAGAAACAGTTCCTTTCTAATATGAGTCACGAGATTAGAACACCGATGAATGGTATTATTGGAATGATCGACCTACTCACAGAAACCAACCTGAATCAGGAACAATACGAGTATGTAAATACCATTAAAAAATCTTCTGAAACTCTATTAAATATCCTCAACGATATTCTAGACCTTTCTAAAATAGAAGCTGGTAAAATGGAGCTTCGAGAAACTACTGTTTCTATTAGACGAATTTTGGATAAACTACATGCATTGTTCTTCCAGCAGGCACAAGTAAAAGACTCTAAACTGGTTTACAACATCGGCAAAACAGTGCACGATTATATTATTGCAGACGAAACAAGGCTTTTACAAATTCTATCCAATCTCACGTCAAATGCCATTAAATTTACCGAAAGCGGAGAAATTACCATCTCGGTAAAAGTTTATGAAGATCACCCCGACCATCAACTGCTTCACATTGATGTAAGTGATACTGGCATTGGTATTTCACAAGAAAACCTCAACTTGCTATTTAAACAATTTAGCCAAGTAGATAATTCTTATACAAAATCTTATGGTGGTACAGGTTTGGGGCTAGCAATTTCCAAAGAACTGAGCCACATAATGGGTGGAGATATTGGGGTAACATCAGAAATAAACAAAGGAAGCACATTCTGGTTTACCATAAAAGCTCAGAAAAGTGCTCAAAACAAACTGGTTACCAATGAAGAAGATGAGATTTCATTAAAGAAAAGAGCATTTAAAAAACCACCAAAAGTATTATTGGTAGACGATAACATGGTTAACTTAAGTGTAGCAGGAAGAATTCTAAAAAAGGCTGGATGCGAAATTTCTATTGCCATTGGCGGACCAGATGCCATTCAAATTGTACAGACCGATATTTTTGATATGATTTTTATGGATATACAAATGCCTGGAATGAACGGTATTACAGCCACAAAAAAAATTAGAGAGCTAAATCTGGACTACAACCCTCCTATTATTGCCATGACAGCCTTTAGCATGCAAGAAGAAAGAGCTGAATTTTTAGTTTCTGGCCTTGATGATTTTGTAGCTAAACCTATTAAAGCGACTACACTTATAAGTAAAGTGAAAAAATGGTATGCTGAAGAGGATGAAGAAAATGTAATTGAAGCAGTAGAAGTGAGTGAAAATGGCAGTAGTAACAGTAACGGCCATACCGAAGAAAAATCAATCTTAAATATTAGCACTGCACTTGAACTCAAGAAATACGGTGGAGATGAAATTCTGGTAGATTCTTACCAAGAATTTGAAGACGATACCCGACAGTTAATTTCTCAAGTAAGTGATGCCATGCAGATAGATGATATTAAAGAAGCACTTAGTTTATTACATACTATAAAAGGGAATGCCAGTACATTAGGAGTTGATCGAGTTGCAAGTTACGCAGCCCTTATTGAGAAAGAACTTAAACAAAATGATGTAAGTAATTTTGATAGACACTTTGAAGGTCTCAAAAATGATTTTAAAGAATTTGAATTGAACTACAGAAAACTATTGAATATTTAA
- a CDS encoding DNA-3-methyladenine glycosylase I: MENDSICRCKWVKMKNPTYIKYHDEEWGVPVKDDRQMFEFLTLESFQAGLSWETILNKRENFRNAFDNFDVEKIAAYSEEKLQSLVEDKGIIRNKLKIAAAVNNAKRFIEIKEKHASFCDYFWQFSDGKSIINKWADNSSVPASTPLSDKISKELKKQGFKFMGTTVVYAHMQAVGMVNDHTTDCFRYHEIIQTYS, from the coding sequence ATGGAGAACGATTCAATATGCAGATGTAAATGGGTGAAAATGAAAAACCCAACTTATATAAAATACCACGACGAAGAATGGGGAGTGCCTGTAAAAGACGACCGACAAATGTTTGAATTCCTCACTTTGGAATCATTTCAAGCAGGTTTAAGTTGGGAAACCATCCTCAATAAAAGAGAGAATTTTAGAAATGCCTTCGACAATTTTGATGTAGAGAAGATTGCTGCCTACTCAGAAGAAAAGCTACAGTCTCTTGTAGAAGATAAAGGCATTATCAGAAATAAGCTAAAAATTGCAGCAGCAGTAAATAATGCAAAACGATTTATCGAAATCAAAGAAAAACATGCTAGTTTTTGCGATTATTTCTGGCAGTTTTCGGATGGTAAAAGCATCATAAACAAATGGGCAGATAATAGTTCAGTACCAGCATCTACCCCACTTTCTGATAAAATTAGTAAAGAACTCAAAAAACAAGGCTTTAAGTTTATGGGCACCACAGTAGTTTATGCTCATATGCAGGCTGTAGGCATGGTAAACGATCATACAACCGATTGTTTCAGATACCATGAAATAATCCAAACTTATTCATGA